In Methanobrevibacter sp., a genomic segment contains:
- a CDS encoding ATP-grasp domain-containing protein yields the protein MMQENDSILVFEYFTASGEKDKCIISEAEALLFSLLEDLNDFNVDLVVNESYEDAVNGYENVNPIFIQGDVVDWLEGNASNFRKAIFIAAENNNNLYSISKILEENNVKTYNSSSEACFKSSDKSVTYEELAGIVPQPRTFRFKIDSKGYWKRAIDNLYEKWQAEDPLTPLKLIIKPLMGVDCEDIVVIENIEDLTLDLDKIFVPGSRVIVQEFIYGMDVSVSLISDGKKAIPISLNQQFVELENDKGTYLGGKLPYDSKFKDEAYDIAVKAVESIDGLKGFVGVDLLINADEKDVYSVYLLEINSRFTTPYVGLSKISNINIGKTIVDLVDGKISIDDIDVSLDGQVEFKKSGDNLVIRRT from the coding sequence ATGATGCAAGAGAATGACTCAATTTTGGTATTCGAATATTTTACGGCTTCAGGCGAAAAAGATAAATGCATCATTTCTGAAGCTGAAGCTTTACTTTTCAGTCTTTTAGAAGATTTAAATGATTTCAATGTTGATTTGGTTGTAAATGAATCTTATGAAGATGCTGTAAATGGTTATGAGAATGTAAATCCTATTTTCATCCAGGGGGATGTGGTGGATTGGCTTGAAGGCAATGCATCCAATTTTAGAAAAGCAATTTTCATAGCTGCAGAAAACAACAACAATCTTTACTCAATTTCAAAGATATTGGAAGAAAATAATGTAAAAACATACAATTCTTCATCAGAGGCTTGTTTCAAGTCATCTGATAAATCAGTAACTTATGAAGAACTTGCAGGCATTGTTCCGCAACCAAGAACATTTAGATTCAAAATTGATTCTAAGGGGTACTGGAAAAGAGCAATTGATAATTTATACGAAAAATGGCAAGCTGAAGACCCTCTAACTCCACTAAAGTTAATAATTAAACCTTTGATGGGAGTTGACTGTGAGGACATTGTTGTCATCGAAAATATTGAGGATTTAACTTTGGATTTGGATAAGATATTCGTACCCGGCTCCAGAGTCATCGTCCAGGAGTTTATTTACGGAATGGATGTAAGCGTAAGCTTGATATCCGATGGCAAAAAAGCCATTCCAATAAGTTTAAACCAGCAATTTGTAGAGCTTGAAAACGATAAGGGAACTTATCTTGGTGGAAAGTTGCCTTATGATAGCAAATTCAAAGATGAGGCATATGACATTGCAGTAAAAGCAGTAGAATCTATTGACGGCTTAAAAGGTTTTGTTGGTGTTGACTTATTAATCAATGCTGATGAAAAAGATGTCTATTCAGTTTATCTTCTGGAGATAAATTCAAGATTCACAACCCCTTATGTTGGCTTAAGTAAAATATCTAACATCAACATAGGAAAAACAATAGTTGATCTGGTTGACGGAAAGATAAGCATTGATGATATTGATGTTTCTTTAGACGGACAAGTGGAATTTAAGAAGTCCGGAGATAATTTGGTAATCAGGAGAACATAA
- a CDS encoding cation-translocating P-type ATPase has protein sequence MVVNRCYDSDCSDEICFNPKHYNYICFDPKCDDIHCENSNHYNKQLLEDFQKNTDLSVYDHRQEIDYDEDVDISLCGCSDCADDDHHDHSHGHGDDDCCSDEHEHHHDHSHGHGDDDCCSDEHEHIHHDDDVEISLCGCPDCDDDDDNGHEHGHGDEELLAEGKPLIYNRPIQIIVASGLLFILGHVLEFLSVSPTAITVVYMAGAVIAGYEIAVMAYNSLVKKHTVGPAMLMCIACVASFIIGHPEEGAAVTFLYYIAEFLEDYAELRAKRSIKSLVEIAPETAKVKVDGGHEIRNVDDVNIGDIVIVKPGDKIPLDGNVVSGSSSVNQASITGESVPVLKHVGDEVFSGTVSEDGYLEIIVTKKSKDSVISKIVTLVKRSQLNRSETESLVEKVAKYYTPIMMVGAAIVAFVPPLLFGQNLTDWVYKALSLLVISCPCAFLISTPVGMVSAITSATRNGVIIKGSTYVEEMRDIRAVIFDKTGTLTEGKLKLSEVVVLDDSYSKEDIVEIAASLENQSSHPIAQAVVNYASKNGISFDEISDFKNVPGKGILGDINGEKYYAANEPLIEESSFDMSKEDIDRYSNGKTLIFVGNAEKVLAIITVSDVIRPKAVEVIRDLKDQGVETVMLTGDNKLAAKSVADEIGIDYVYSNLMPEDKLNLLDTIRNKFGDVAMVGDGINDAPALARANIGIAMGAAGSDVAIETADVALMQDDISKLPYLFSLSRKTMRIIKENITVAIAVKLLCVVLAILSIITLMMSVGFGDLGLTLLVILNSFRIGMVKDPLF, from the coding sequence ATGGTAGTAAATAGATGTTATGATTCTGATTGCAGTGATGAGATTTGCTTCAATCCTAAACATTATAATTACATCTGTTTTGACCCAAAATGTGATGATATTCATTGTGAAAATTCTAATCATTATAATAAACAGTTACTTGAAGATTTCCAAAAAAATACTGATTTAAGTGTTTACGACCATAGGCAAGAGATAGATTATGATGAAGATGTTGATATAAGTCTTTGTGGTTGCTCTGATTGTGCAGATGATGACCATCATGACCATAGTCATGGCCATGGGGATGATGATTGTTGTTCTGATGAGCATGAGCACCATCATGATCATAGTCATGGTCATGGGGATGATGATTGTTGTTCTGATGAGCATGAGCACATTCATCACGATGATGATGTTGAAATTAGTCTTTGTGGCTGTCCAGATTGTGACGATGACGATGACAATGGACATGAACATGGCCATGGGGATGAAGAATTGCTGGCTGAAGGAAAGCCTTTAATATATAACAGGCCAATCCAGATTATTGTTGCAAGCGGTCTTCTGTTCATATTGGGGCATGTTCTTGAATTCTTGTCTGTTTCACCAACAGCTATCACTGTCGTTTACATGGCAGGAGCTGTAATTGCAGGTTATGAAATAGCTGTCATGGCTTATAATTCATTAGTTAAAAAACATACTGTCGGCCCTGCAATGTTGATGTGTATTGCTTGTGTTGCCTCCTTTATCATAGGTCATCCTGAAGAGGGTGCTGCTGTAACATTCCTGTATTATATTGCAGAATTCCTGGAGGACTATGCAGAGCTAAGGGCAAAAAGGTCCATTAAATCATTAGTGGAAATCGCTCCTGAAACCGCAAAGGTAAAGGTGGATGGTGGCCATGAAATCAGGAATGTCGATGATGTAAATATTGGAGACATTGTTATTGTAAAGCCTGGAGATAAGATTCCGCTTGACGGTAATGTTGTTTCAGGTTCTTCATCTGTTAATCAGGCTTCAATTACTGGAGAGAGCGTTCCTGTACTTAAACATGTCGGTGATGAGGTATTTTCAGGAACCGTCAGTGAAGATGGATATCTGGAAATCATTGTAACCAAAAAGTCAAAAGATTCAGTAATATCCAAGATAGTGACATTGGTAAAAAGGTCACAGTTGAACAGGTCAGAAACAGAATCCCTGGTCGAGAAAGTAGCTAAATACTACACTCCAATAATGATGGTTGGTGCAGCTATTGTAGCTTTCGTTCCGCCATTGTTGTTCGGTCAAAATCTAACTGATTGGGTTTATAAGGCCCTTTCACTTTTAGTGATTTCATGCCCATGTGCATTTTTAATTTCAACACCGGTTGGAATGGTATCTGCCATTACTTCAGCTACCAGAAATGGGGTTATAATTAAAGGAAGTACCTATGTTGAGGAAATGAGGGATATTAGAGCTGTAATCTTTGATAAAACAGGTACATTAACTGAAGGAAAACTCAAATTAAGCGAAGTTGTTGTATTGGATGACTCATATTCTAAAGAGGATATTGTAGAAATTGCTGCATCTCTAGAAAACCAGTCTTCCCACCCGATTGCACAGGCTGTTGTAAACTATGCATCCAAAAACGGCATAAGTTTTGATGAAATCAGTGACTTCAAGAATGTTCCTGGAAAGGGTATTCTAGGAGACATTAATGGAGAGAAATATTATGCAGCAAATGAACCGTTGATTGAAGAATCCAGCTTTGACATGTCTAAAGAGGACATTGACAGGTATTCCAACGGTAAAACCTTGATATTTGTCGGCAATGCCGAAAAGGTCTTGGCCATCATTACTGTGTCTGATGTGATTAGGCCTAAGGCAGTGGAAGTTATCAGGGACTTGAAAGATCAGGGTGTAGAGACAGTAATGCTTACTGGTGACAATAAACTTGCCGCTAAAAGCGTTGCGGATGAAATTGGAATTGACTATGTTTATTCTAATTTGATGCCTGAAGATAAGCTCAACCTCCTGGATACAATAAGAAACAAATTCGGTGATGTGGCCATGGTTGGGGACGGCATCAACGATGCGCCGGCCCTTGCACGTGCAAACATTGGTATTGCAATGGGTGCGGCAGGTTCTGATGTGGCTATTGAAACTGCAGATGTTGCCCTGATGCAGGATGATATTTCAAAACTGCCTTATCTGTTCTCATTAAGCCGCAAAACAATGAGAATCATTAAAGAGAATATCACTGTTGCGATTGCAGTAAAATTGCTATGTGTAGTTCTTGCTATTTTGAGCATTATTACTTTAATGATGTCTGTTGGTTTTGGAGATTTGGGATTGACCCTTTTGGTAATCTTGAACTCATTTAGAATCGGAATGGTGAAAGATCCACTATTCTAA
- a CDS encoding MATE family efflux transporter, translated as MKSSENSKSVDVMLGNPKKALVSMSIPLIISLLISSFYSLIDAAWVSGLGADALAGVGFFTPIFMILVGFGNGLGAGSAFAISKYIGEENKSKADNASVHSILIDMLVSIIITVILFVLLVPILNAMGVGQTIGYATDYGNVIVLGSVFIILSNALYGIYRGEGDSTRPMYAMIASAILNMILDPIFIYSLNLGVRGAAIATLISAVFVILILIYWFYIKKDTYLAPILSNFEFKASIGWDIIKVGIPASIQLLNNAFFAAVFSALLAFLSSTDSVAVYSTGWRIVTIGTTPILAIGTALISVVAANYGARNYENIKIAHRYAMKISIVFAFAVAILTNVFAGDIAYVFASSGSSVRIASELTSFLQWIVIYYPTMAVGVASTYVFQGIGKGITAMFQTILRETGFTLFFAVLMGVVLNWGVWGAWMGIVLGEIVSNNITMIWADLQIKRLINTFN; from the coding sequence ATGAAAAGCAGTGAAAATTCGAAGAGTGTAGATGTAATGCTTGGAAATCCTAAAAAAGCATTAGTAAGCATGTCTATACCGTTGATTATTTCATTGCTTATTTCTAGTTTTTATAGTCTTATTGATGCTGCTTGGGTGTCCGGTTTGGGAGCTGATGCTCTTGCAGGAGTTGGATTTTTCACGCCAATATTCATGATTTTGGTTGGCTTTGGAAATGGGCTTGGAGCGGGTTCAGCTTTTGCCATTTCAAAATACATCGGTGAAGAAAATAAATCCAAAGCGGATAATGCTTCAGTTCACTCAATTCTAATAGATATGTTGGTGTCAATCATAATAACGGTTATCCTTTTTGTTTTGCTTGTTCCAATTTTAAATGCGATGGGTGTCGGCCAGACAATTGGTTATGCAACCGATTATGGAAATGTCATTGTTTTGGGTTCCGTTTTCATAATACTTTCAAATGCATTATATGGAATTTACAGGGGCGAAGGGGACTCGACCAGGCCGATGTATGCCATGATTGCATCAGCTATCCTAAACATGATTCTGGATCCAATCTTTATCTATTCTTTAAATTTAGGCGTTAGGGGTGCGGCAATTGCAACATTGATATCCGCCGTTTTCGTTATCTTAATTTTAATCTATTGGTTTTATATTAAAAAGGATACTTATCTGGCTCCTATTTTGTCTAATTTTGAATTTAAGGCTTCCATTGGATGGGATATTATAAAAGTCGGAATCCCTGCAAGCATTCAACTTTTAAACAATGCTTTTTTTGCAGCTGTCTTTTCGGCTCTTCTTGCATTTTTAAGCTCAACGGATTCGGTTGCTGTCTATTCTACAGGTTGGAGAATAGTGACCATCGGAACAACTCCGATTTTGGCCATTGGAACAGCTTTGATAAGTGTTGTTGCGGCCAATTATGGGGCCCGAAATTATGAGAACATTAAGATAGCCCACAGGTATGCAATGAAAATATCCATTGTGTTCGCATTCGCTGTTGCAATATTGACAAACGTATTTGCTGGTGATATTGCATATGTATTTGCTTCTAGCGGAAGCAGCGTTAGGATTGCGAGTGAGTTGACAAGCTTTTTGCAGTGGATTGTAATCTATTATCCTACAATGGCAGTTGGTGTCGCTTCGACTTATGTCTTCCAGGGAATAGGCAAAGGTATTACTGCAATGTTTCAGACAATCTTGAGGGAAACTGGATTTACACTATTTTTCGCAGTTTTAATGGGTGTTGTACTTAATTGGGGTGTTTGGGGAGCTTGGATGGGAATCGTTTTAGGTGAAATTGTATCAAATAATATAACAATGATTTGGGCAGACTTACAAATTAAGAGATTAATTAATACTTTTAATTAA
- a CDS encoding helix-turn-helix transcriptional regulator, which yields MKNDNLENKNDDVCEVFNSHEDAVARVKERMPSEDEYSDLSEFFKIFGNPTRLKIISLLCVEDLCVCDICEALDLNQTTVSNQLRILRANNIVKYQKEGKMARYSLTDLHIEMIYKVGLEHILE from the coding sequence ATGAAAAATGATAATCTTGAAAATAAAAATGATGATGTGTGTGAGGTATTCAACTCTCACGAAGATGCTGTTGCACGTGTAAAAGAGCGCATGCCTTCAGAAGATGAATACTCAGATTTATCAGAATTTTTTAAAATATTTGGAAATCCAACAAGATTAAAAATTATTTCACTGCTTTGTGTTGAAGATTTATGCGTATGTGATATTTGCGAAGCACTTGATTTAAACCAGACAACCGTTTCAAATCAGTTGAGGATATTGCGTGCAAACAATATTGTCAAATACCAAAAAGAGGGAAAAATGGCAAGATATTCCCTTACAGATCTTCACATTGAAATGATTTACAAAGTAGGTCTAGAGCATATATTAGAATAA
- a CDS encoding isoprenylcysteine carboxylmethyltransferase family protein gives MNRDFIGYLLGLIIFIIAIPYVMFLASGSPNPAVLSLIQMSILIIMAIIGIGLSIWSIVYMKNVGGGNPFDAFNHEVAPRTNSLMTDGPYGICRNPMLLGVFIYHVGVLIALMSIGAVIVFIIEVLIMNVQVRKEEQRLKKDFGKDYEDYVKKSNRFLPKIN, from the coding sequence ATGAATCGTGACTTCATAGGGTATCTGTTAGGCTTAATCATTTTCATAATCGCAATACCCTATGTAATGTTTTTAGCATCTGGAAGCCCCAATCCTGCAGTATTGAGTTTAATCCAGATGTCCATATTGATTATAATGGCCATAATTGGTATTGGATTGAGCATTTGGTCAATAGTCTACATGAAAAATGTCGGTGGAGGAAACCCGTTCGACGCATTCAACCATGAAGTTGCGCCCAGAACCAATTCATTGATGACGGATGGGCCTTATGGGATTTGCAGAAATCCGATGCTGCTTGGCGTTTTCATATATCATGTTGGAGTCTTAATAGCTCTCATGTCCATAGGGGCCGTAATTGTTTTCATAATAGAAGTTTTGATAATGAATGTTCAAGTTAGAAAAGAGGAGCAGCGCCTTAAAAAAGATTTTGGAAAGGATTATGAGGATTATGTTAAAAAATCAAATAGGTTTCTGCCGAAAATCAATTGA
- a CDS encoding hydantoinase/oxoprolinase family protein, with protein MKVAGFDIGGANTDLAIIDFEDDEIRNIEVDFAYLPMWSNNDELSQVLVELIERICPIQEIDAVGISMTAELVDAYDTKKEGVLDVVEKCEDTFSCPIAYVGIDGMLSKEDIQKAPLKAAAANWIATAQIATLISDNCIFIDTGSTTTDIIPIKDGKECALGKSDFDRSATGELVYTGTLRTNLASFLDKVELNGKEYRVASELFAQTADVYTVLDLIDEDDYVCDTFDGESKSKVDCAKRIARVVCADLEMISMDDVVEMSKFIHQKQVEQIAEGLKQVQETQNLDLIVVTGLGKDILDKPAAELLGLEVKSMGDILTDEECVVAPAVGTAVMMNKYLS; from the coding sequence ATGAAAGTAGCGGGATTCGATATCGGTGGAGCAAACACCGATTTGGCAATAATTGACTTTGAAGATGATGAAATAAGAAATATAGAGGTTGATTTTGCTTACCTTCCAATGTGGAGTAATAATGATGAATTGTCTCAGGTTTTAGTCGAATTAATTGAAAGAATCTGCCCAATTCAAGAGATTGACGCTGTCGGAATATCCATGACTGCAGAACTTGTTGATGCTTATGACACGAAAAAAGAGGGGGTTCTGGATGTGGTTGAAAAATGTGAGGATACATTTTCATGCCCAATAGCTTATGTTGGAATTGATGGAATGCTTTCAAAAGAGGACATTCAAAAAGCTCCGCTTAAAGCAGCAGCAGCCAATTGGATTGCAACAGCCCAAATAGCTACTTTAATATCTGACAATTGCATATTCATTGATACTGGAAGCACTACAACTGATATCATACCAATAAAAGATGGAAAGGAATGCGCATTGGGCAAATCTGATTTTGACAGGTCTGCAACAGGGGAGTTAGTGTATACGGGAACTTTGAGAACTAATCTCGCCAGCTTTTTAGATAAAGTTGAACTCAATGGAAAAGAGTATAGGGTTGCTTCAGAACTTTTTGCGCAAACTGCTGATGTTTACACTGTTTTGGATTTGATAGATGAGGATGATTATGTCTGCGATACGTTTGATGGGGAGTCAAAGTCTAAAGTTGACTGCGCAAAAAGAATAGCCCGTGTCGTATGTGCAGATTTGGAAATGATATCAATGGATGATGTTGTTGAAATGTCCAAATTCATTCATCAAAAACAAGTTGAACAGATTGCGGAAGGCCTAAAACAGGTTCAAGAAACACAAAACTTAGATTTGATTGTAGTGACTGGGCTTGGTAAGGATATATTGGATAAGCCTGCAGCTGAACTCCTTGGCTTGGAAGTCAAGTCGATGGGAGATATCCTAACTGATGAGGAATGTGTTGTAGCACCGGCTGTTGGAACTGCAGTCATGATGAACAAGTATCTGAGTTAG
- the truA gene encoding tRNA pseudouridine(38-40) synthase TruA, whose amino-acid sequence MKRTALKIGYIGTNFHGFQRQPDLRTVEEELIYHLRKLDYIDDLKKSRFRIAGRTDAGVHSLGNVISFQSEKEVRVNEINNSLPDDIQILASAPVRYAFKPRYAQMRHYRYLLFQDLDIDRMNECAELFKGTHNFTNFTKRFQKTTTRTIDDIKITKVNLDDYHKREFPNLHETLSPIFVDIYGESFLWNMVRKMMRVFVDVSTGEMDLDDAERLLNPKEGEPRAYIRVMEAEYLILMDIQYDGIKFRYDDYACERFRRDLADSLSDLQKRYAIRESIIKSLNELH is encoded by the coding sequence ATGAAGAGAACGGCACTAAAGATTGGATACATCGGAACCAACTTTCACGGTTTTCAAAGGCAGCCTGATTTAAGAACCGTGGAAGAGGAATTGATTTATCACCTTCGTAAATTAGACTATATCGATGATTTAAAAAAGTCAAGATTCAGGATTGCGGGAAGAACCGATGCGGGGGTTCATAGTTTAGGCAATGTAATCAGTTTCCAGTCAGAAAAGGAAGTGCGAGTGAATGAAATAAACAATTCTCTTCCTGATGATATTCAGATATTGGCATCTGCACCTGTCCGTTATGCGTTCAAACCTCGCTATGCTCAAATGAGGCATTACAGGTATCTGTTATTCCAAGATTTGGATATTGATAGAATGAATGAATGCGCTGAGCTGTTTAAGGGCACTCATAACTTCACCAATTTTACAAAGCGCTTTCAGAAAACAACCACAAGAACTATTGATGATATTAAAATCACGAAAGTTAATCTGGATGACTATCACAAAAGGGAGTTTCCAAACTTGCATGAGACATTGTCCCCGATATTTGTAGACATCTATGGCGAGTCATTTTTATGGAATATGGTAAGGAAGATGATGAGGGTTTTTGTGGATGTCTCTACTGGAGAAATGGATTTGGATGATGCAGAAAGGCTATTGAATCCGAAGGAAGGCGAACCAAGGGCATATATCAGGGTAATGGAAGCGGAATATTTGATTTTAATGGACATTCAATATGATGGAATTAAATTCAGATATGATGATTATGCATGTGAACGATTTAGAAGAGATTTGGCCGATTCCTTATCGGATTTGCAAAAAAGGTACGCCATTCGCGAGTCAATCATAAAAAGCTTAAATGAATTACATTAA
- a CDS encoding CDP-2,3-bis-(O-geranylgeranyl)-sn-glycerol synthase yields the protein MNIDIQMILIACVTTLYFILPAYFSNGGGLVFGGGLPVDFGKTDSKGIRWIGDGVTWRGLIGGTLIGILTGAVQGYFGPQILAAFGQYIITPIITDIPSGIVIGFLLGFGALLGDALGSFLKRRLGIGRGKPAPILDQLDFLIVALLLVSTVVELSLLFIIIAIVLTLAIHLISNSCAYLLGLKDVWY from the coding sequence ATGAATATTGATATTCAAATGATTTTAATTGCATGTGTTACTACACTCTACTTTATCCTTCCAGCATACTTTTCAAACGGAGGGGGACTGGTCTTTGGCGGAGGCCTTCCGGTAGATTTCGGAAAAACCGACAGCAAAGGCATTCGTTGGATAGGCGATGGAGTTACCTGGAGAGGGTTAATTGGCGGGACACTAATCGGAATTTTGACAGGAGCCGTCCAAGGATATTTCGGCCCGCAAATACTTGCAGCATTTGGACAATACATCATAACTCCAATAATCACCGACATCCCTAGCGGAATAGTAATCGGATTTTTGCTTGGTTTCGGTGCTCTTTTAGGTGATGCTCTAGGCAGTTTTTTAAAAAGAAGATTGGGAATTGGTCGTGGAAAACCTGCCCCAATTTTAGATCAGCTCGATTTTTTAATAGTTGCATTGCTGCTGGTTTCAACAGTTGTTGAACTTAGTCTGCTCTTCATCATAATAGCTATCGTATTGACATTAGCAATTCATTTAATATCCAATTCTTGCGCTTATTTACTTGGCTTAAAAGACGTGTGGTACTGA
- a CDS encoding DUF2124 domain-containing protein yields the protein MEDVYEWKGLNGQLVTFKKEVGDAEKITFVGSPSVCTPFAEFLSYVVRDKETHFIPLLDIGDCHEFESKSYAMVLKDEVSDPHGSDVVVLLGGLSMPKYDVDTDELNDLVDEILKEDGRIIGVCFMDMFTKADWLGKFDFDCIIDGTLTGVVKK from the coding sequence ATGGAAGATGTTTATGAATGGAAAGGATTGAATGGGCAACTTGTAACATTCAAAAAGGAAGTGGGGGATGCAGAAAAGATTACTTTTGTTGGGTCTCCTAGCGTGTGCACACCATTTGCAGAGTTTTTGTCCTATGTTGTTAGGGACAAAGAGACTCATTTCATTCCGTTATTGGATATTGGCGATTGCCATGAATTTGAGTCAAAATCATATGCTATGGTGCTTAAGGATGAAGTCTCAGATCCTCATGGCTCTGATGTAGTTGTATTGTTGGGCGGTCTATCGATGCCAAAATATGATGTTGATACGGATGAGCTAAATGATTTAGTTGATGAAATTCTAAAAGAGGATGGCAGAATCATCGGCGTTTGCTTCATGGACATGTTCACAAAAGCCGATTGGTTAGGCAAGTTTGATTTTGATTGCATCATTGATGGAACATTAACGGGTGTTGTTAAAAAATAA
- the wecB gene encoding non-hydrolyzing UDP-N-acetylglucosamine 2-epimerase — protein MKIATILGTRPEIIKMAPIIAEIDKRGIDQVVLHTGQHYDKEMSDNFFRDLEIPAPDYNIHVGSGSHARQTGLMMKGIEEILLDEKPDVVLVQGDTNAVLAGALVCAKLHIAVGHVEAGLRSFDTTMPEEINRRVADVCSTMYFIPTEESAINLLAEGLSRKNLFITGNTVVDACFRHLEIAKKRGFGEQSLADLDIENMDNILTLTMHRAENVDVKERVVNIIGALKELNQMNIIFPIHPRTKNTLQNFGLFDELNDLEHVHIVKPIGYLDFLLLTSSSTLILTDSGGLQEEAITLDVPALTLRYNTERPETVAAGGNILVGSNKDAILENANKILTDSEFAEKMKNAENPYGDGKAAENTVDAIEKAFAEGMLNIAAPEDIMTSFERKMTQIDEDITVLEFEKRENALVNLVFTGEKMIFPSDELNLNGMMITYDARE, from the coding sequence ATGAAAATTGCAACTATTTTAGGCACAAGGCCGGAAATTATTAAGATGGCTCCTATTATTGCTGAAATTGACAAGAGGGGTATTGACCAGGTTGTTTTGCACACTGGTCAGCATTATGACAAGGAAATGTCTGATAATTTCTTTAGGGATTTGGAGATTCCTGCTCCCGATTACAATATTCATGTGGGGTCAGGGTCTCATGCCAGACAGACTGGTTTGATGATGAAAGGTATTGAGGAGATCCTTCTGGATGAAAAGCCTGATGTTGTTTTGGTTCAGGGCGATACTAATGCCGTCCTTGCGGGTGCACTCGTTTGCGCCAAATTGCATATTGCGGTTGGACATGTTGAAGCGGGCCTCAGGTCATTTGATACGACAATGCCTGAAGAGATAAACAGGAGGGTTGCTGATGTTTGCTCAACAATGTATTTCATTCCAACCGAAGAATCAGCAATAAACCTTTTGGCTGAAGGACTGTCAAGAAAAAATCTATTCATAACCGGAAACACGGTTGTCGACGCTTGCTTCAGGCACTTGGAAATAGCTAAAAAAAGAGGATTCGGAGAGCAATCCCTAGCCGATCTCGATATTGAAAACATGGATAACATTTTAACATTGACAATGCACAGGGCAGAAAACGTTGATGTAAAAGAAAGAGTGGTAAACATCATCGGCGCTTTAAAAGAGCTAAATCAAATGAACATCATCTTCCCGATTCATCCAAGAACCAAAAACACGCTGCAAAACTTCGGCCTGTTCGATGAGCTTAACGATTTGGAGCATGTCCACATCGTAAAACCGATAGGATATCTGGACTTTTTGCTTCTAACATCAAGCTCAACATTAATATTGACAGACTCCGGAGGCCTTCAGGAAGAAGCAATAACACTGGATGTGCCTGCATTAACCCTAAGATACAATACTGAAAGGCCAGAAACAGTGGCTGCCGGTGGAAACATTTTGGTCGGTTCAAATAAGGATGCGATACTGGAAAATGCAAACAAAATCCTAACCGACAGTGAATTCGCAGAAAAAATGAAGAATGCCGAAAATCCATATGGTGATGGAAAAGCGGCAGAAAATACGGTTGATGCAATTGAAAAGGCATTTGCTGAGGGCATGCTGAACATTGCAGCTCCAGAGGACATCATGACTTCATTTGAAAGAAAGATGACTCAAATCGATGAAGACATTACTGTGTTGGAATTCGAGAAAAGAGAAAATGCATTAGTCAATTTGGTCTTCACCGGAGAAAAAATGATATTTCCAAGCGATGAATTAAACTTAAATGGTATGATGATTACTTATGATGCAAGAGAATGA
- a CDS encoding GNAT family N-acetyltransferase, with translation MDVIIKELRNDSGEISRIQEFIFSMIKDEFGHGYVPEWHQDIMKMDEYYIKPERNNFFVAYSETGEIIATIGIRAYDKDFPEFEHSYSRQTTSSIWRLFVDRRYRRCGLASKMFCIAENFANNAGYANIYLHTHKTLDGAMEFWLKMGFIVVLDTNNELQTVHMDKQIQKLDINSNSNDFKYAVKL, from the coding sequence ATGGATGTCATTATAAAAGAGTTGAGAAACGATTCTGGAGAAATTTCACGAATTCAGGAATTCATATTTTCAATGATTAAGGATGAATTCGGGCACGGTTATGTTCCTGAATGGCATCAGGACATCATGAAAATGGATGAGTATTATATCAAACCTGAAAGAAATAATTTCTTTGTTGCTTATTCTGAAACTGGTGAAATCATAGCGACTATTGGAATAAGAGCTTATGATAAGGATTTTCCAGAATTCGAACATTCCTACTCAAGGCAAACTACTTCAAGTATCTGGAGACTTTTCGTTGATAGAAGGTATAGGCGTTGCGGCCTGGCATCTAAAATGTTCTGCATAGCTGAAAATTTTGCAAATAATGCGGGATATGCGAATATCTATTTACATACTCATAAAACATTGGATGGAGCAATGGAATTTTGGTTAAAAATGGGATTTATTGTGGTGTTGGACACCAATAATGAACTACAAACTGTCCATATGGATAAACAGATTCAAAAATTGGACATTAATTCCAACTCTAACGATTTCAAGTATGCTGTGAAATTATAA